CAGGAACCCATTGCCGCTGTCGTTCCGCTGATGTTGCTGATCATGGCGTTTCTGATCATGGCGCAGATGCAGAGCTTCCGTCTCTCGGCGATTGTGTTCACCGCCGCGCCGCTTGGCCTGATCGGTGTGGTGATCGTGCTGGTCGGTTTCGGAGTACCGATGGGTTTCGTGGCCCTGCTTGGGATTCTGGCGCTTGCCGGTATCCTGATCCGGAACTCGATCATTCTGGTGCATGAGGTGCAGAACCTGCTGGCAAAGGGGCAGAGCCGTTGGGATGCGGTGTTCAACGCTTCGGACAGCCGGGCGCGGCCGATTCTGCTGACGGCGGCGGCGGCCTCGCTGGCGCTGATCCCGATCTCGCGTCAGGTGTTCTGGGGACCGATGGCGTTCGCGATGATGGGCGGGATCATTGTCGGAACCCTGATCACACTGCTTTTCGTTCCGGCCCTGTATTGCGCGGTGTTCCGCGTAAGACCGCCGCAGGATGAACGGGCAGGCTGATTCAGGCGTCGGGTCTGCTCATTTGGAAAAATGGTATATCAGGCTGATATCCCCGCCAGCACCCGATCCGCGATCATGTCTCCGATCGGCAGGGCGGATGTCGCGGCGGGTGAGGGGGCGTTGCAGACATGCAGCATGCGCGTGCTGTCCAGAAACAGGAAATCATGCTGCATCGACCCATCCGCCATGACCGCCTGCGCACGGATGCCGCATTCCATTGGCGTCAGATCCTCCAGCGTCAGCCCGGGGCAATATCGCTGGCATTCGGCCAGATAGCGGCGCTTGAACAGGGAGTTGCCAAGCTCTTTCATTCCGGGGCGGATGAAGGAAAAGATCGCCTTCCAGAAGCCCGGAAATGCGGCCATGTCGGCCATGTCACGGGCGTTCAGCGAAAACTTCGGATAACCCTCACGCGCCAACCCCAGCATGGCGTTTGGCCCGACCGAGACGAAGCCGTCGATCATCGGCGTCAGATGCGTGCCCAGAAACGGTAATCCCGGCTCTGGCACCGGATAGATCATGGCGCTGACGATATCATTGCAGCGTTCCGAAAGACGGTAATACTCGCCCCGGAACGGGACGATCCGGTGCCGGATCTTCAGCCCCGCTATCCGCGCGATGCGATCCGATTGCAGACCTGCACAGGCAATCAGATGCCGGGCCGAGATACTGTCATCTGCGGTCTCGATCCCGACATGCGTGGCGGCTTCACGAATGGCGACAGGCGCGGCGCGATAGCGGATATCCGCGCCTTTCTTGCGCAATTCATCCGCCATTGCGTGAAGGATTGCCGCATAGCTGACAATCGCGGCCTCGGGCACGCGGATCGCCTTGAGACCGGCGATATTGGGCTCGCATCGGTGGATCCCGGCGGCGTCCAGCAATTCGGTGCGGATCCCGTTTTGTCCGGCACGCTCATGCAGCGCGTCGAGCCTTGCGATTTCATCTTTGCGTGTCGCAACGATCAGCTTTCCCCGGGTTTGGAAGGGAATGCCGTGCTCCGTGCAGAATTCTTTGGTCCGGGCAGCCCCTTCACGACAAAGCCGTGCCTTGAAAGAGCCGGGCGCGTAGTAGATGCCGGAATGGATGACCCCGGAATTGCGCCCCGTCTGATGCCTGCCAAGCCTGTCTTCCTTTTCCAGAAGGATCAGTGAGGCGCCGGGCCTGCGCTCAAGCAGGGCGCGTGCGGTGGCGAGGCCGATAATGCCTCCGCCGATGATCGCGTAATCATGGATCACCGGATTCTCCGGGCGGTGAGGTGGCCAGTTGCATCAGAAGCGGGTGTGCGCCTGCCAGAGTTTCGCCATGCTGCATGCCGCGCAACACATGCAGGCTGACGGGTTCTCCCTGTGCCTTCGCGCGGGCGACAAGGCGCTGCGCCGGGGCCGGGATGCGATGTGCGGGGAGGGCGGGATCGGCCAGAGCGCCGCGTTCTCGTTCGCTGTCCCCGACAATGACGGTCAGTCTGGAAAATTCACTGAATTCTTCTGTGCCGGTCAGCCACAAAGCGGGGCTGATCGCCGCGAAACGCGAAAAGCCCGAACCGGAAGTGCTTAATGCATACAGCACAAACAGCCCGCCATAGCTGTGACCCGCCAGCATCCGGCGCGACGGGTCGAAACGGGCATCCGCCTCGGCCCGCTGCCGCAGAACTCCGCTCAGTCGCGCCATGAAAAGATCTGCGCCACCGACCTGCCGTTCGGGTCTTCTGGGATCGGTGCGAAGCGGTGGCGGGGTATAATCCAGCGCACGGCGAGTCGTGTCGAAAGGCAGGTTGGTCGGATACCCGATGCCGATCACCGCAAGATCGGGAAACTGCGCCAGCAGATCCGGGTTCATGCGGTCGAAGGCGGCATTGCCGTCCAGAAGCCAGAGCGACGGCCAGCCCTGCTTTTCGGGATCGGTTCGGGGCAGTGCGCGGAACAGGCGGTAATCCTGCGCATCCGGGACCGGGACGTCAAAAACCTCCTGCCGGTGTGTGGGATGCGGTGCCTGAAGGATCCGCATTTCCGTCGGCTCACGCATCGGCTGTGCTCTCACAGGAGCGGTGGCAAGCGCCGCCATCGCCAGCACGCTGCGCCGTGTCACTGTCATCGCTGCACCTCGCCAAGCCGTTTCGCCGCGCCGAATGTGCCAAGTCAGATGCGGGCGTCAAGAGAGCGTCCGATTTCAGAGACGATCTGCGCGATCTGGGCAAAGCGCTGCGCCAGAGGGCTGGATTTGCGCCAGATCATGCCGATTGTGCGGGTCGGTCTGGGCTCTGCCAGCCTGACGACCTGAATACCCTCGGTGCGGGTCTCGACGGCGACG
This sequence is a window from Paracoccus aerodenitrificans. Protein-coding genes within it:
- the lhgO gene encoding L-2-hydroxyglutarate oxidase — its product is MIHDYAIIGGGIIGLATARALLERRPGASLILLEKEDRLGRHQTGRNSGVIHSGIYYAPGSFKARLCREGAARTKEFCTEHGIPFQTRGKLIVATRKDEIARLDALHERAGQNGIRTELLDAAGIHRCEPNIAGLKAIRVPEAAIVSYAAILHAMADELRKKGADIRYRAAPVAIREAATHVGIETADDSISARHLIACAGLQSDRIARIAGLKIRHRIVPFRGEYYRLSERCNDIVSAMIYPVPEPGLPFLGTHLTPMIDGFVSVGPNAMLGLAREGYPKFSLNARDMADMAAFPGFWKAIFSFIRPGMKELGNSLFKRRYLAECQRYCPGLTLEDLTPMECGIRAQAVMADGSMQHDFLFLDSTRMLHVCNAPSPAATSALPIGDMIADRVLAGISA
- a CDS encoding alpha/beta hydrolase, producing the protein MTVTRRSVLAMAALATAPVRAQPMREPTEMRILQAPHPTHRQEVFDVPVPDAQDYRLFRALPRTDPEKQGWPSLWLLDGNAAFDRMNPDLLAQFPDLAVIGIGYPTNLPFDTTRRALDYTPPPLRTDPRRPERQVGGADLFMARLSGVLRQRAEADARFDPSRRMLAGHSYGGLFVLYALSTSGSGFSRFAAISPALWLTGTEEFSEFSRLTVIVGDSERERGALADPALPAHRIPAPAQRLVARAKAQGEPVSLHVLRGMQHGETLAGAHPLLMQLATSPPGESGDP